In one window of Gemmatimonadota bacterium DNA:
- a CDS encoding NADH-quinone oxidoreductase subunit NuoF, translating into MTRVFVPRDSGALSMGAEAVARAIATEAAVRNQAVTLVRNGSRGLYWLEPMVEVETAAGRVAYGPVTPAEVPGLFQAGFLTGGAHPLAHGPTEQIPYLARQERLTTARVGITDPVSIADYERHGGFRGLRNALTLAPAAIVEQVTQSGLRGRGGAAFPTGIKWKTVLGTTADQKYIVCNADEGDSGTFSDRMIMEGDPLVLVEGMTIAGLAVGATRGYIYLRSEYPHAATALNEAIGHARQGGYLGASVLGSGRAFDLEVRIGAGAYICGEETALLESLEGRRGMVRYKPPLPAIEGLFGQPTVINNVISLASVPIILDRGADYYRDYGMGRSRGTLPVQLAGNLRFGGLVEKAFGVTVRELLYDFGGGSLSGRPIRAVQIGGPLGAYLPESQFDTPLDYEAFIALNAMVGHGGIVAFDDTVDMARQARWAMEFCAIESCGKCTPCRIGSTRGVEVLDRIIAGDDREAGLALVRDLCDTMLAGSLCALGGMTPYPVLSALNHFPEDFGLPAAPAAAAAR; encoded by the coding sequence GTGACCCGGGTCTTCGTGCCCCGCGACTCCGGTGCCCTGTCGATGGGCGCCGAGGCGGTGGCCCGCGCCATCGCCACCGAGGCCGCGGTCCGCAACCAGGCGGTGACCCTCGTCCGCAACGGCTCCCGCGGGCTGTACTGGCTGGAGCCGATGGTCGAGGTCGAGACGGCGGCGGGCCGGGTGGCCTACGGCCCGGTGACCCCGGCCGAGGTGCCGGGGCTGTTCCAGGCCGGTTTCCTCACCGGCGGCGCGCACCCGCTGGCCCACGGCCCCACCGAGCAGATCCCCTACCTGGCCCGGCAGGAGCGGCTCACCACCGCACGGGTGGGCATCACCGACCCGGTGTCCATCGCCGACTACGAACGGCACGGCGGCTTCCGCGGGCTGCGGAACGCCCTGACGCTGGCGCCCGCCGCCATCGTGGAACAGGTGACCCAGAGCGGCCTGCGGGGCCGCGGCGGCGCGGCCTTCCCCACCGGCATCAAGTGGAAGACGGTCCTCGGCACCACCGCCGACCAGAAGTACATCGTCTGCAACGCCGACGAGGGCGACTCCGGCACCTTCTCCGACCGCATGATCATGGAGGGAGACCCGCTGGTGCTGGTCGAGGGGATGACCATCGCCGGCCTCGCCGTGGGCGCCACCCGGGGCTACATCTACCTCCGCAGCGAGTATCCGCACGCGGCCACGGCCCTCAACGAGGCCATCGGCCACGCCCGCCAGGGGGGCTATCTCGGCGCCAGCGTCCTCGGCAGCGGGCGGGCCTTCGACCTCGAGGTCCGCATCGGGGCCGGGGCCTACATCTGCGGCGAGGAGACCGCGCTGCTGGAGAGCCTGGAGGGGCGCCGCGGCATGGTGCGCTACAAGCCCCCGCTGCCGGCCATCGAGGGGCTCTTCGGCCAGCCGACGGTCATCAACAACGTCATCTCGCTCGCCTCGGTGCCGATCATCCTCGACCGGGGCGCCGACTATTACCGCGACTACGGCATGGGCCGCTCGCGGGGCACGCTCCCGGTGCAGCTGGCCGGGAACCTCCGGTTCGGCGGCCTGGTGGAGAAGGCCTTCGGCGTCACCGTGCGGGAGTTGCTGTACGACTTCGGCGGCGGCTCGCTCAGCGGCCGGCCCATCCGGGCGGTGCAGATCGGCGGCCCCCTCGGCGCCTACCTGCCCGAGTCGCAGTTCGACACGCCGCTCGACTACGAGGCCTTCATCGCCCTCAACGCGATGGTGGGCCACGGCGGCATCGTCGCGTTCGACGACACCGTGGACATGGCGCGCCAGGCCCGCTGGGCCATGGAGTTCTGCGCCATCGAATCGTGCGGCAAGTGCACCCCCTGCCGCATCGGCTCCACCCGGGGGGTGGAGGTGCTCGACCGCATCATTGCCGGCGACGACCGGGAGGCCGGCCTGGCCCTGGTCCGCGACCTGTGCGACACCATGCTCGCCGGATCGCTCTGCGCCCTCGGGGGGATGACCCCGTATCCGGTGCTGAGCGCCCTGAACCACTTCCCGGAAGACTTCGGCCTCCCCGCCGCCCCCGCGGCGGCGGCCGCCCGCTGA
- a CDS encoding LysR family transcriptional regulator, producing the protein MLLRNLRYLAALAREGHFARAARACDVTQPTLSAGIKQLEEELGLLLVRRGQRFEGLTAEGERMLGWARRILADTESLEQEASELREGLVGRLRIGAIPVTLPMLALLTGPFSRSHPGVSVTILSLTSIDIQRGLDDFSLDAGVTYLDNEPLTHVRTIPLYRERFLCFTPSGGPLADRSRVSWQEAASQPLCLLTPDMQNRRILDAQFAEAGTEPRAMVETNSVLTLWAHVRSGAWCTVLPHPFLYLFGEPPGTRAIPLEPGEHDHTIGLVVPDRDPLTPSARELLRIAEKLDVARALEAGGPAPG; encoded by the coding sequence ATGCTCCTCCGCAACCTCCGGTACCTGGCCGCGCTGGCGCGCGAGGGACACTTTGCCCGCGCGGCGCGCGCCTGCGACGTGACCCAGCCGACGCTCTCCGCCGGCATCAAGCAGCTGGAGGAGGAGCTGGGCCTGTTGCTGGTGCGCCGGGGACAACGGTTCGAGGGGCTCACCGCCGAGGGCGAGCGGATGCTCGGCTGGGCCCGGCGCATCCTGGCTGACACGGAGAGCCTGGAGCAGGAGGCGAGCGAGCTGCGGGAGGGGCTGGTGGGGCGGCTGCGGATCGGGGCGATCCCGGTGACCCTGCCGATGCTGGCGCTGCTCACCGGGCCGTTCAGCCGCAGCCACCCCGGGGTGAGCGTCACGATCCTCTCGCTCACCAGCATCGACATCCAGCGCGGGCTCGACGACTTCAGCCTCGACGCCGGGGTGACCTACCTCGACAACGAGCCGCTCACCCACGTGCGGACCATCCCGCTCTACCGGGAACGGTTCCTGTGCTTCACCCCGTCCGGCGGGCCGCTCGCCGACCGGTCCCGGGTCTCGTGGCAGGAGGCGGCCTCGCAGCCGCTCTGCCTGCTCACCCCGGACATGCAGAACCGGCGCATCCTCGACGCGCAGTTTGCCGAGGCCGGCACCGAGCCGCGGGCCATGGTGGAGACCAACTCGGTGCTCACCCTGTGGGCCCACGTCCGCTCCGGGGCCTGGTGCACCGTGCTGCCGCACCCGTTCCTGTACCTGTTCGGGGAACCACCCGGGACCCGGGCCATCCCGCTGGAGCCGGGGGAGCACGACCATACCATCGGGCTGGTGGTACCCGACCGCGACCCGCTCACGCCCTCCGCCCGGGAGCTGCTGCGGATCGCGGAAAAGCTCGACGTGGCCCGGGCGCTCGAGGCCGGCGGCCCGGCGCCCGGCTAG
- a CDS encoding formate dehydrogenase subunit delta — protein sequence MNTEHLIQMANQIAQYHEAFPEHAEAIEGIYTHLRRFWEPRMRTAIYAYLDQHHGEGLHPLVLETLRTRATDLRPRPKPTPAST from the coding sequence ATGAACACCGAGCACCTGATCCAGATGGCCAACCAGATCGCCCAGTACCACGAGGCCTTCCCCGAGCATGCCGAGGCCATCGAGGGGATCTACACCCACCTGCGGCGGTTCTGGGAGCCGCGGATGCGGACGGCCATCTACGCGTACCTCGATCAGCACCATGGCGAGGGCCTCCACCCGCTGGTGCTGGAGACCCTCCGCACCCGCGCCACGGACCTCCGGCCCAGGCCGAAGCCCACGCCCGCCAGCACCTGA
- the mobB gene encoding molybdopterin-guanine dinucleotide biosynthesis protein B: MGAHRPARRAPDRCSGGPLTNEVPLRPDPLPLPAVGFVGSSGSGKTTLITAVLPCLREAGLRVAVLKHARHGFDMDQPGKDSYRARAAGAAEVLVASRSRWVLLGECEGERDEPPFRELLARFDRSRVDLVLVEGFAGEAVPKIEVYRPAHGEPPKCWPTDPRVVAVATDAPLDVAPPAHRLDLNAADAVARFVLAHLAATADLPVIHAA, translated from the coding sequence ATGGGGGCGCACCGGCCTGCGCGCCGAGCCCCTGACCGTTGTTCGGGAGGTCCGTTGACCAACGAAGTTCCGCTCCGACCCGACCCGCTGCCGCTCCCCGCCGTGGGGTTCGTCGGCAGCAGCGGCAGCGGCAAGACCACGCTCATCACCGCGGTCCTGCCGTGCCTCCGCGAGGCTGGCCTCCGGGTGGCGGTGCTCAAGCATGCCCGGCACGGCTTCGACATGGACCAGCCGGGGAAGGACAGCTACCGGGCCCGCGCGGCGGGCGCCGCGGAGGTGCTGGTGGCCTCCCGGTCGCGCTGGGTGCTGCTGGGCGAATGCGAAGGCGAGCGGGACGAGCCGCCGTTCCGCGAGCTGCTGGCGCGGTTCGACCGGTCCCGGGTGGACCTGGTGCTGGTGGAGGGCTTCGCCGGAGAGGCCGTTCCCAAGATCGAGGTCTACCGCCCCGCCCATGGCGAGCCGCCCAAGTGCTGGCCCACCGACCCACGGGTGGTGGCGGTGGCCACCGACGCCCCGCTCGACGTCGCGCCGCCGGCGCACCGCCTCGACCTCAACGCCGCCGACGCCGTCGCGCGGTTCGTGCTTGCTCACCTGGCCGCCACGGCCGACCTTCCCGTGATCCATGCCGCCTGA
- a CDS encoding formate dehydrogenase subunit gamma — protein sequence MPPETTTDAPWAAAVQQSLDAHKDRPGALLPILHEIQHHLGYVPPESVPVIADALNLSRAEVHGVVTFYHDFRDHPAGRHVIKVCLAESCQAVGCEHLAAHARQRLGIELHGTTADGAVTLEPVYCLGNCALSPALLVDGEVVGRVTPARFDAIVAGLRRPS from the coding sequence ATGCCGCCTGAGACCACCACCGACGCCCCCTGGGCCGCCGCCGTCCAGCAGTCGCTGGACGCCCACAAGGACCGGCCGGGTGCCCTCCTGCCCATCCTGCACGAGATCCAGCACCACCTCGGCTACGTCCCCCCCGAGTCGGTGCCGGTGATCGCCGACGCGCTCAACCTCTCGCGGGCCGAGGTGCACGGCGTGGTGACGTTCTACCACGACTTCCGCGACCACCCGGCGGGCCGGCACGTGATCAAGGTCTGCCTGGCGGAGTCGTGCCAGGCGGTCGGTTGCGAGCACCTGGCCGCGCACGCGCGGCAGCGCCTGGGCATCGAGCTGCACGGCACCACCGCCGACGGCGCGGTGACGCTGGAGCCGGTCTACTGCCTCGGCAACTGCGCCCTCTCCCCGGCCCTCCTGGTCGACGGCGAGGTGGTGGGCCGCGTGACGCCGGCCCGGTTCGACGCCATCGTGGCCGGACTCCGGAGGCCCTCGTGA
- a CDS encoding class I SAM-dependent rRNA methyltransferase: MSAATARVSDKGAARWAQGHPWIYRSDVLAAPAEPGITAVQDRRGRFLGTALVSPRSEIRLRLLERSDRPVDGGWWREQLARAVARRAGIDATAWRVVHGEGDGLPSLVIDRYDRWVVAQLLSAGLETQRPLILEAIQSILAPEGILLRNDVGVRRHEGLPEETELVAGSVPETIEVREGPVRYLAAPWTGQKTGAFLDQRPNRVLAAALTRPGGTALDCFTYHGSFALHLATHAARVTAVDASAAALARGRENAALNGRDNIEWVEADAFELLRSYEREKRRFDVVVVDPPAFAKTRGALAQAVRGYKELNLRAMRLLAPGGTLVSASCSFHLRREHFYGMLEDAARDSGRQLALTHQLGQGADHPEIVTIPETGYLKGAALRAC, translated from the coding sequence ATGTCCGCTGCCACCGCCCGCGTCTCCGACAAGGGCGCCGCCCGCTGGGCCCAGGGCCATCCCTGGATCTACCGGAGCGACGTCCTCGCCGCCCCGGCCGAGCCGGGGATCACCGCCGTGCAGGACCGGCGCGGCAGGTTCCTGGGCACGGCGCTGGTCTCCCCCCGGTCCGAGATCCGGCTGCGGCTGCTGGAGCGGAGCGATCGCCCGGTGGATGGCGGGTGGTGGCGCGAGCAGCTGGCGCGCGCCGTGGCGCGGCGGGCGGGGATCGACGCCACCGCCTGGCGCGTGGTGCACGGCGAGGGGGACGGCCTCCCGTCCCTGGTGATCGACCGCTACGACCGCTGGGTGGTGGCCCAGCTCCTCTCCGCCGGCCTCGAGACCCAGCGCCCGCTGATCCTCGAGGCCATCCAGTCCATCCTCGCCCCCGAGGGGATCCTGCTCCGCAACGACGTCGGGGTGCGGCGCCACGAGGGCCTCCCGGAGGAGACCGAGCTGGTCGCGGGATCGGTCCCGGAGACCATCGAGGTCCGGGAAGGACCGGTCCGCTACCTCGCCGCCCCGTGGACCGGCCAGAAGACCGGCGCATTCCTCGACCAGCGCCCCAACCGGGTGCTCGCCGCCGCGCTCACCCGGCCGGGCGGCACCGCGCTCGACTGCTTCACGTATCATGGCAGCTTTGCCCTGCACCTCGCCACCCACGCCGCCCGGGTGACGGCCGTCGACGCGAGCGCCGCGGCGCTGGCGCGGGGGCGGGAGAACGCCGCGCTCAACGGGCGTGACAACATCGAGTGGGTGGAGGCCGACGCCTTCGAGCTGCTGCGGAGCTACGAGCGGGAGAAGCGCCGGTTCGACGTGGTGGTGGTGGACCCGCCGGCCTTCGCCAAGACCCGGGGCGCGCTGGCCCAGGCGGTGCGCGGTTACAAGGAGCTCAACCTCCGGGCCATGCGCCTGCTTGCCCCCGGCGGCACGCTGGTCAGCGCCAGCTGCTCGTTCCACCTGCGACGGGAGCACTTCTACGGGATGCTCGAGGACGCCGCCCGGGACAGCGGGCGCCAGCTGGCACTGACCCACCAGCTCGGGCAGGGGGCCGATCACCCCGAGATCGTGACCATCCCGGAGACCGGATATCTCAAGGGCGCGGCCCTCCGCGCCTGCTGA
- the fdhF gene encoding formate dehydrogenase subunit alpha, with translation MTAVHEIDYGTPAAESATMVSLTIDGIPVTVPAGTSLMRAAAEAGIAVPKLCATDSLKAFGSCRLCLVQIDGRRGFPASCTTPAEPGMRVVTQNDRLAQLRRGVMELYISDHPLDCLTCAANGDCELQDMAGAVGLREVRYGYEGANHLRAEKDTSNPYFTFDASKCIVCSRCVRACEEVQGTFALTIDGRGFDSKVSPGQMESFMDSECVSCGACVQACPTATLMETSVIEAGTPQREVVTTCAYCGVGCAFAAELRGTEVVRMTPHKDGKANHGHSCVKGRFAWGYATHADRITKPMIRRKITDPWREVSWEEAISYAAAEFHRLQAAYGRDAVGAISSSRCTNEETYLMQKLVRAAFHNNNIDTCARVCHSPTGYGLKQTLGESAGTQDFDSIRKTDVIFVIGANPTDGHPVFGSAMKRRIREGARLIVADPRAIDLVRTPHVEAQYHLKLRPGTNVALVNALAHVIVTEGLADDAFAEARCDVASYRQWKAFVARADHSPEALEAVTGVPAAEVRGAARLYATGGNGAIYYGLGVTEHSQGSTTVMGIANLAMVTGNIGREGVGVNPLRGQNNVQGSCDMGSFPHELPGYRHVLDDGTRHLFEQSWGVTLEPEPGLRIPNMFDAAIDGSFKGLYLEGEDIAQSDPNTQHVTAALEAMECIVVQDLFLNETAKFAHVFLPGSSFLEKNGTFTNAERRISRVRKVMPPLAGKEDWEITVDLANALGYPMRYGHPSEIMDEIARLTPTFTGVSYARLEELGSIQWPCNADHPEGTPVMHETAFVRGKGRFMITEYVATEERVNGRYPLILTTGRILSQYNVGAQTRRTPNVQWHEEDRLEIHPHDAEERGITEGAWVGIVSRAGETTLRARITERVQPGVVYTTFHHPESGANVITTENSDWATNCPEYKVTAVQVLPVFGTSEWQNRFRKFTEEQLALLQQASPGARP, from the coding sequence ATGACCGCTGTCCACGAGATCGACTACGGCACCCCGGCCGCCGAGAGCGCCACGATGGTGAGCCTTACCATCGACGGCATCCCGGTCACGGTGCCCGCCGGCACCTCCCTGATGCGGGCGGCGGCAGAGGCCGGCATCGCGGTGCCCAAGCTGTGCGCCACCGACAGCCTCAAGGCCTTCGGCTCCTGCCGCCTCTGCCTGGTGCAGATCGACGGGCGCCGGGGCTTCCCGGCCTCGTGCACCACGCCGGCCGAGCCGGGCATGCGGGTGGTGACCCAGAACGACCGGCTGGCGCAGCTCCGGCGCGGGGTGATGGAGCTCTACATCTCCGACCACCCGCTCGACTGCCTCACCTGCGCCGCCAATGGCGACTGCGAGCTGCAGGACATGGCGGGCGCGGTGGGCCTGCGCGAGGTGCGCTACGGGTATGAGGGGGCCAACCACCTGCGGGCCGAGAAGGATACGTCGAATCCGTACTTCACCTTCGACGCGAGCAAGTGCATCGTCTGCTCCCGCTGCGTGCGCGCCTGCGAGGAGGTCCAGGGGACCTTCGCGCTGACCATCGACGGCCGCGGCTTCGACTCCAAGGTCTCCCCGGGCCAGATGGAATCGTTCATGGACTCCGAGTGCGTGTCGTGCGGCGCCTGCGTGCAGGCCTGCCCCACCGCCACCCTCATGGAGACCAGCGTCATCGAGGCGGGCACCCCGCAGCGCGAGGTGGTGACGACCTGCGCCTACTGCGGGGTGGGCTGCGCCTTCGCGGCGGAGCTGCGGGGGACCGAGGTGGTCCGCATGACCCCGCACAAGGACGGCAAGGCCAACCACGGTCACTCCTGCGTGAAGGGCCGGTTCGCCTGGGGCTACGCCACCCACGCCGACCGGATCACCAAGCCGATGATCCGCCGGAAGATCACGGACCCATGGCGCGAGGTCTCCTGGGAAGAGGCCATCAGCTACGCCGCCGCGGAGTTCCACCGGCTGCAGGCCGCCTACGGCCGCGACGCCGTGGGCGCCATCAGCTCCTCGCGCTGCACCAACGAGGAGACGTACCTGATGCAGAAGCTGGTGCGCGCGGCCTTCCACAACAACAACATCGACACCTGCGCCCGGGTGTGCCATTCCCCCACCGGCTACGGGCTCAAGCAGACCCTTGGCGAGTCCGCGGGCACCCAGGACTTCGACTCGATCCGCAAGACCGACGTCATCTTCGTGATCGGCGCCAACCCGACGGACGGGCACCCGGTCTTCGGCTCGGCCATGAAGCGGCGCATCCGTGAGGGGGCGAGGCTCATCGTCGCCGACCCCCGCGCCATCGACCTGGTGCGCACCCCGCACGTCGAGGCGCAATACCACCTGAAGCTCCGGCCCGGCACCAACGTGGCGCTGGTCAACGCCCTGGCCCACGTGATCGTGACCGAAGGCCTGGCGGATGACGCCTTCGCCGAGGCCCGCTGCGACGTGGCCAGTTACCGGCAGTGGAAGGCGTTCGTGGCCCGGGCCGATCACTCCCCCGAGGCCCTCGAGGCCGTCACCGGCGTCCCGGCCGCGGAGGTGCGCGGCGCGGCGCGGCTGTACGCCACCGGCGGCAACGGCGCCATCTACTACGGGCTCGGCGTCACCGAGCACAGCCAGGGCTCGACCACGGTCATGGGGATCGCCAACCTGGCCATGGTCACCGGCAACATCGGGCGCGAGGGGGTCGGCGTGAACCCGCTCCGCGGCCAGAACAACGTGCAGGGCTCCTGCGACATGGGGTCCTTCCCCCACGAGCTGCCCGGCTACCGCCACGTGCTTGACGACGGCACCCGCCACCTCTTCGAGCAGAGCTGGGGCGTGACCCTGGAGCCGGAGCCGGGGCTCCGGATCCCCAACATGTTCGACGCCGCCATCGACGGAAGCTTCAAGGGGCTCTACCTCGAGGGCGAGGACATCGCCCAGTCGGACCCGAACACGCAGCACGTGACCGCGGCGCTCGAGGCCATGGAGTGCATCGTGGTCCAGGACCTGTTCCTCAACGAGACCGCGAAGTTCGCCCACGTCTTCCTCCCCGGCTCCTCGTTCCTCGAGAAGAACGGGACCTTCACCAACGCCGAGCGCCGCATCTCGCGGGTCCGGAAGGTGATGCCGCCGCTCGCCGGCAAGGAGGACTGGGAGATCACCGTGGACCTGGCCAACGCCCTCGGCTACCCGATGCGCTACGGCCACCCCTCCGAGATCATGGACGAGATTGCCCGGCTGACCCCGACCTTCACCGGGGTGAGCTACGCGCGGCTCGAGGAACTCGGCAGCATCCAGTGGCCCTGCAACGCCGACCACCCGGAGGGCACCCCGGTGATGCACGAGACGGCCTTCGTGCGCGGCAAGGGGCGCTTCATGATCACCGAGTACGTGGCCACCGAGGAGCGGGTGAACGGCCGCTACCCGCTGATCCTGACCACCGGCCGGATCCTCTCGCAGTACAACGTGGGCGCCCAGACCCGGCGCACCCCGAACGTCCAGTGGCATGAAGAAGACCGCCTCGAGATCCACCCCCACGACGCCGAGGAGCGGGGCATCACGGAAGGCGCCTGGGTCGGGATCGTGAGCCGCGCCGGGGAGACCACCCTGCGGGCCCGCATCACGGAGCGGGTGCAGCCGGGGGTGGTGTACACCACGTTCCACCACCCGGAATCGGGCGCCAACGTGATCACCACCGAGAACTCGGACTGGGCCACCAACTGCCCCGAGTACAAGGTCACCGCGGTGCAGGTGCTGCCGGTCTTCGGCACCTCCGAGTGGCAGAACCGCTTCCGCAAGTTCACCGAGGAGCAGCTGGCCCTCCTGCAGCAGGCCAGCCCCGGTGCCCGGCCATGA
- a CDS encoding UbiD family decarboxylase, translating to MPAPLPAFPDLRSFLAALERQGDLRRVAAPVDLHLEVSELVQRVIREDGPALVFERPGASRFPLVMNLFGAERRVQLALGRDPAEIGEELVAAIQRLNPPSLASLWASRGFLARGRFVRPRVVSRAPVQAVVEPPDLHAFPHITSWPRDGGPFVTWGPTLTADPLTGRRNFGLYRLQVFNAAETGMHWQSLKGGRSHHYEAEKLDRRLPTAVVLGGDPLTMMASILPLPEDFDELAFAGFFRGARTEVVRTIAGDLLVPATAEIILEGYVAPHERRMEGPFGDHYGHYSEAAEFPVFHVERVTRRRDAMYPATVVGKPPQEDKYLGNAVGEMTSPLIRLFNPNVTDLYAYDSASFHNLIGVSLKERHPKEVLKTALALLGTGQLALTKVAVMVREDVPVRNFSALLRELWYRFEPRERMLLLPIGALDTLDYTSYVMHVGSKVVLDATGEAVTDRPPPTSLPDPATADRRVVSHRLLDGGFLVVTVDRDPRAVLETLLRWPGLGEVKFVAAVSRDVDLQDEMSLLWGIFNRFDPVLDMIFARQEFVGARPVYTGPIAIDATWKEGYPLPVTMPEEIIRKVDQRWAEYFGPGGLRR from the coding sequence ATGCCCGCGCCCCTGCCCGCGTTTCCCGACCTCCGGTCCTTCCTCGCCGCCCTCGAGCGACAGGGCGACCTGCGCCGCGTGGCCGCGCCGGTCGACCTGCACCTGGAGGTCTCCGAGCTGGTCCAGCGGGTGATCCGCGAGGACGGGCCGGCGCTGGTCTTCGAGCGCCCCGGCGCGTCCCGCTTCCCGCTGGTGATGAACCTCTTCGGCGCGGAGCGGCGGGTGCAGCTGGCGCTGGGCCGCGACCCCGCCGAGATCGGGGAGGAGCTCGTGGCCGCCATCCAGCGGCTCAACCCGCCGTCGCTCGCCTCCCTCTGGGCCTCGCGCGGGTTCCTGGCCCGCGGGCGCTTCGTCCGGCCCCGGGTGGTCTCCCGCGCCCCGGTGCAGGCGGTGGTCGAGCCGCCGGACCTGCACGCCTTTCCGCACATCACCAGCTGGCCCCGCGACGGCGGCCCCTTCGTCACCTGGGGTCCCACGCTGACGGCCGACCCGCTCACCGGCCGGCGCAACTTCGGGCTGTACCGGCTGCAGGTCTTCAACGCAGCCGAGACCGGCATGCACTGGCAGAGCCTCAAGGGTGGCCGGTCACACCACTACGAGGCCGAGAAGCTCGATCGTCGCCTGCCCACCGCGGTGGTGCTCGGCGGCGATCCGCTCACCATGATGGCCTCGATCCTCCCCCTCCCCGAGGACTTCGACGAGCTCGCCTTCGCCGGCTTCTTCCGCGGCGCCCGCACCGAGGTGGTCCGCACCATCGCCGGCGACCTCCTGGTTCCCGCCACCGCCGAGATCATCCTCGAGGGCTACGTGGCGCCGCACGAGCGCCGCATGGAGGGCCCCTTCGGTGATCACTACGGGCACTACTCCGAGGCGGCCGAGTTCCCGGTGTTCCACGTGGAGCGCGTCACCCGCCGGCGGGACGCGATGTACCCCGCCACCGTGGTGGGCAAGCCGCCGCAGGAGGACAAGTACCTCGGCAACGCGGTGGGCGAGATGACCAGCCCGCTCATCCGCCTGTTCAACCCGAACGTCACCGATCTCTACGCCTACGACTCGGCGAGCTTCCACAACCTGATCGGCGTCTCGCTCAAGGAACGGCACCCCAAGGAGGTGCTCAAGACGGCGCTCGCCCTCCTCGGTACGGGGCAGCTGGCGCTGACCAAGGTGGCGGTGATGGTGCGGGAGGACGTCCCGGTGCGGAACTTCAGCGCCCTGCTGCGGGAGCTGTGGTACCGCTTCGAGCCCCGGGAGCGGATGCTGCTGCTGCCGATCGGCGCCCTCGACACGCTGGACTACACCTCGTACGTGATGCACGTGGGCAGCAAGGTGGTCCTCGACGCCACCGGCGAGGCGGTGACCGACCGCCCCCCGCCGACCTCGCTCCCCGACCCCGCCACCGCGGACCGCCGGGTGGTGTCCCATCGGCTGCTCGACGGCGGCTTCCTGGTGGTCACGGTGGACCGCGACCCGCGCGCCGTGCTCGAGACACTGCTCCGCTGGCCCGGCCTCGGCGAGGTGAAGTTCGTCGCGGCGGTCAGTCGCGATGTGGACCTGCAGGACGAGATGAGCCTGCTCTGGGGGATCTTCAACCGGTTCGACCCGGTGCTCGACATGATCTTCGCGCGGCAGGAGTTCGTGGGGGCCCGGCCGGTCTACACCGGCCCCATCGCGATCGACGCCACGTGGAAGGAGGGCTACCCCCTCCCCGTGACCATGCCCGAGGAGATCATCCGGAAGGTGGACCAGCGCTGGGCCGAGTACTTCGGCCCGGGCGGGCTCCGGCGGTAG
- the fdhD gene encoding formate dehydrogenase accessory sulfurtransferase FdhD — MEHPLGLRRLGYAGATLAQAALVYGPAGVVPSDEVVAEEVPVALVYNGVPHAVMMATPEDLEDFAVGFSLTEELVPAPADIRGLRVDRYALGIEVQVSVSEACAAAIARRTRSLTGRTGCGICGSATVEGVLKQLHPVAAGPAISTTAIRQALEQLEARQPLNARTGAVHAAAWAALDGGLCLVREDVGRHNALDKLVGALARGATRPEGFVVVTSRASFEMVQKATVLGAPLLAAISGPTGLALRVAQQAGLTLVGFARGERLTAYTHPERLRAPA; from the coding sequence ATGGAGCATCCCCTGGGGCTGCGGCGCCTGGGCTACGCCGGGGCCACCCTGGCGCAGGCGGCGCTGGTCTACGGTCCGGCCGGGGTGGTCCCCTCCGACGAGGTGGTGGCGGAGGAGGTCCCCGTGGCCCTGGTGTACAACGGGGTTCCTCACGCGGTGATGATGGCCACCCCCGAAGACCTCGAGGACTTCGCCGTCGGTTTCAGCCTGACGGAGGAGCTGGTGCCGGCGCCCGCGGACATCCGGGGCCTGCGGGTGGACCGCTACGCCCTCGGCATCGAGGTCCAGGTCAGCGTCAGCGAGGCCTGCGCCGCGGCGATTGCCCGGCGCACCCGCTCCCTCACCGGGCGGACCGGCTGCGGCATCTGCGGCTCCGCGACCGTCGAAGGGGTGCTCAAGCAGCTGCACCCGGTGGCGGCCGGTCCGGCCATCAGCACCACGGCCATCCGGCAGGCGCTGGAGCAGCTTGAAGCCCGGCAGCCGCTCAATGCCCGGACGGGGGCGGTGCACGCCGCCGCCTGGGCCGCCCTCGACGGTGGCCTCTGCCTGGTGCGCGAGGACGTGGGCCGCCACAACGCCCTCGACAAGCTGGTGGGCGCCCTCGCCCGCGGTGCCACCCGGCCCGAGGGCTTCGTGGTGGTGACCAGCCGGGCGAGCTTCGAGATGGTCCAGAAGGCCACCGTGCTCGGGGCGCCACTGCTGGCGGCGATCTCCGGCCCCACCGGCCTCGCGCTCCGGGTGGCCCAGCAGGCCGGCCTCACGCTGGTGGGCTTTGCCCGCGGGGAACGACTGACCGCCTACACCCACCCCGAGCGGTTGCGGGCGCCGGCCTAG